The Toxorhynchites rutilus septentrionalis strain SRP chromosome 3, ASM2978413v1, whole genome shotgun sequence genome includes a region encoding these proteins:
- the LOC129776281 gene encoding hsc70-interacting protein 1-like, protein MACPIDPSELKKLKIFVDLCAAQPQILNLPQLDFLKQFVEKLGGKIPEGTPDFGGADKPKHAETETKAEEPAKKEDSEPESDVELDMEGCVEPDDVTEHPMGDMDKEPSEDDLDKANEFRAQAAAAYSEQNYEDAVKFFTEAILLNPKSALYYAKRGQAYLKLVKPNACIQDCNRALEMNPDSASAYKFRGRAHRLLGKWEEAAKDLRQAGKLDFDEEIDEWLKEVTPNAKKIEQHKLKQERRRLEKELRERQERVRKAQEANKKAAEENARGENAGDFGDFMGGGGGGGLGGTEDILNAFKDPEVAAALQDIMSNPANIGKYQNNPKVMNIVTKIASQAQSGFGGFPGGFPGAPGGGAGGFPGGFPGGFPGAGAGGFPGFGGGSPGTGGSKSTDDLD, encoded by the coding sequence ATGGCATGTCCAATTGATCCCTCAGAGCTGAAGAAGCTCAAGATATTCGTTGATTTATGCGCCGCCCAACCACAGATACTCAATCTACCTCAACTGGATTTTTTGAAACAGTTCGTGGAGAAGCTGGGCGGAAAGATACCGGAAGGAACGCCAGACTTTGGTGGGGCCGACAAACCAAAGCACGCTGAAACTGAAACGAAAGCAGAGGAGCCTGCGAAGAAGGAAGACTCCGAACCAGAATCGGATGTTGAGCTGGATATGGAAGGCTGCGTTGAGCCGGATGATGTGACGGAGCATCCGATGGGAGATATGGACAAGGAACCCAGCGAAGATGACCTCGATAAAGCCAATGAGTTCCGTGCACAAGCGGCAGCAGCTTATTCTGAACAAAACTATGAGGATGCTGTTAAGTTCTTTACCGAAGCAATTCTCCTCAATCCAAAAAGTGCACTATATTATGCCAAACGTGGTCAGGCTTATTTGAAGCTAGTCAAGCCGAACGCCTGTATCCAGGATTGCAACCGAGCCCTGGAGATGAATCCAGATTCTGCATCCGCTTATAAATTCCGTGGAAGAGCTCATCGTTTGCTGGGCAAATGGGAAGAGGCTGCCAAAGATCTTCGTCAAGCGGGCAAATTAGATTTCGACGAAGAAATTGACGAATGGCTGAAGGAAGTGACTCCAAATGCGAAAAAGATTGAGCAACATAAGTTAAAGCAGGAACGTCGCCGTCTGGAGAAAGAGCTTCGCGAACGACAGGAACGCGTTCGCAAGGCACAGGAAGCCAACAAGAAGGCGGCGGAGGAAAATGCTCGCGGTGAGAACGCGGGAGACTTCGGGGACTTCATgggtggcggcggcggcggtggtCTTGGTGGCACGGAAGATATCCTCAATGCCTTCAAGGATCCTGAGGTAGCGGCCGCCCTTCAGGATATTATGTCGAATCCGGCGAACATTGGCAAATACCAAAACAATCCGAAAGTGATGAATATCGTCACCAAAATTGCATCTCAGGCGCAGTCTGGCTTTGGAGGTTTCCCTGGAGGGTTTCCAGGTGCCCCAGGTGGTGGTGCTGGCGGATTCCCTGGTGGTTTTCCTGGAGGCTTCCCGGGAGCTGGGGCAGGAGGATTTCCAGGATTTGGGGGTGGTTCGCCTGGAACTGGGGGCAGTAAGAGTACTGATGATTTAGATTAG
- the LOC129773302 gene encoding uncharacterized protein LOC129773302 — MYMVGRGSKEKTVSLPRTVAGGELEVVDEFVYLGSLNTADNNTTNEIQRRIQAGNRAYFALRKTLRSRRIQHRTKLSVYKTLIRPVVHYGLETVTLLTEDIRALAVFERKVLRTIFGGVQTRRVAQTYEP, encoded by the coding sequence ATGTACATGGTGGGAAGAGGCTCAAAGGAGAAAACAGTGAGCCTCCCCCGGACAGTGGCCGGCGGTGAACTGGAAGTGGTTGATGAATTCGTGTACTTGGGATCTCTGAACACCGCCGACAACAATACCACGAATGAGATCCAACGACGCATTCAAGCTGGAAATCGTGCATACTTTGCGCTCCGCAAGACGCTTCGGTCAAGGAGAATACAGCATCGCACAAAGCTATCGGTGTACAAAACCTTAATAAGACCAGTGGTCCATTATGGACTCGAGACTGTGACGCTGCTCACGGAGGACATACGCGCTCTGGCTGTCTTTGAGCGGAAAGTGCTGCGGACTATTTTTGGTGGAGTACAAACGCGGAGAGTGGCGCAGACGTATGAACCATGA
- the LOC129773303 gene encoding uncharacterized protein LOC129773303, translated as MEAWYLELQIAKFRILLEQLEPHKFGIVALQEICRKGEKVWKVRGGKAQSYQNGGATNELGTGFVVLGRMLDRVINWKAINERMCVLRIKGRFYNYIIINVHCPHEGRPDDEKEAFYAQLEATYVSCSPRDIKIVIGDINAQVGRETMYRPMIGPCSLHTDTNDNAGINFAASRGLVIRSTFFPRKDIHKATWRSPDQHTTNQIDHVLIEGRFFSNITNIRSLRGADIDSDHYLVGVHVRSKLSRAYNSRQNRPPRFNIRQLKDPQAAENNARLLDKALPYYLEDGWSKISSAIEETATAVLREETTSPRNNWFDGECQQAMERNKTAWKNYLSIATRENLAKYRRARNLTTILRRKKRQQEDRDRDELEKLFQANDTRMFNEKVNQSRKSYTPNPDMCRDEKRNLITASARWSTGGSSSSISTSMAR; from the coding sequence ATGGAAGCTTGGTACCTGGAACTGCAGATCGCTAAATTTCGTATACTGCTCGAGCAGTTAGAACCCCACAAGTTCGGTATCGTGGCTTTGCAGGAAATCTGTCGCAAGGGTGAGAAGGTGTGGAAGGTCCGCGGCGGTAAGGCCCAGTCTTACCAGAACGGTGGGGCTACCAACGAGCTGGGAACGGGCTTTGTAGTGTTGGGCAGAATGTTGGATCGCGTTATTAATTGGAAGGCGATCAACGAAAGGATGTGTGTACTGAGGATAAAAGGCCGGTTCTACAACTACATCATCATCAACGTGCATTGTCCGCACGAAGGTAGACCCGACGACGAGAAGGAAGCGTTTTATGCGCAGCTGGAAGCGACATACGTCAGCTGTTCACCACGGGACATCAAGATCGTCATCGGGGATATAAACGCCCAGGTTGGTAGGGAAACAATGTACAGACCGATGATAGGCCCATGCAGTCTACACACCGACACGAACGACAACGCTGGCATCAACTTCGCAGCTTCCCGAGGCCTGGTGATCAGAAGCACTTTCTTCCCCCGCAAGGATATTCATAAAGCCACTTGGAGATCACCTGACCAACATACAACAAACCAAATTGACCACGTCCTCATCGAAGGCCGATTTTTCTCAAACATCACTAACATACGCTCCCTGCGCGGTGCGGATATTGACTCGGATCACTACCTAGTGGGAGTACATGTGCGCTCAAAACTATCGAGAGCTTACAACTCACGGCAAAACCGCCCTCCTCGGTTTAACATTCGACAGTTAAAAGACCCGCAAGCTGCCGAGAATAACGCGCGCCTGTTGGATAAGGCACTACCCTACTATCTCGAAGACGGCTGGAGTAAGATTAGCTCTGCCATCGAAGAGACCGCAACCGCGGTACTACGTGAGGAGACTACGAGCCCAAGAAACAACTGGTTCGACGGGGAGTGCCAGCAAGCAATGGAGAGAAACAAAACAGCTTGGAAAAACTATCTGAGCATTGCCACGAGGGAGAATTTGGCCAAATATCGACGAGCGCGGAATTTGACCACGATACTGAGGCGAAAAAAGCGCCAGCAGGAGGACAGGGATCGCGACGAAttagaaaaactatttcagGCTAATGATACGCGCATGTTCAATGAGAAGGTGAACCAATCTCGTAAGAGCTACACACCGAATCCAGACATGTGTAGGGACGAGAAACGAAACCTGATTACAGCGAGCGCGAGGTGGTCGACAGGTGGCAGCAGTTCTTCGATAAGCACCTCAATGGCGAGATAG